The genomic stretch TGGACGAGGCCGAAATGGTGCCGGGCCGGGCTTATTGGCTCAAGATCGGCACTCAGACGGTTTCGGCCACGGTTCACGCGCCGAAATACGAGGTGAACGTCAACACGCAAGAGCATCTCGCGACCAAGACGCTGGATCTCAATGCGATTGGCGTCGCGAATGTCACCACCGACCGCGAGATCCCTTTCGCGGCCTATGCCGACAACCGCGATCTCGGTGGCTTCATCCTGATCGACAAGATGACCAACCGCACGGTGGCGGCCGGGATGATCCATTTCGCGCTGCGCCGCGCGCAAAACATCCACTGGCAGGCGACCGACATCGGCCGCGAGCATCATGCCGGGATGAAGCATCAGAAACCGGCGGTTCTGTGGCTGACCGGGCTCTCGGGCTCGGGCAAATCGACGATCGCGAATATTGTCGAGAAAAAGCTCGCGCGGATGAACCGCCACACCTTCCTGCTCGACGGCGACAACGTGCGTCACGGGCTGAACAAGGATCTGGGCTTCACCGAGGCCGACCGCATCGAAAACATCCGCCGCGTCGGCGAAGTCGCCAAGCTGATGACCGATGCCGGTCTGATCGTCATCACCGCCTTCATCTCGCCGTTCCGCTCGGAGCGCGACATGGTGCGCTCGATGATGCAGCCCGGCGAATTCGTCGAGGTCTTTGTCGATACGCCGCTTGAAACCGCGGAAAGCCGTGATGTGAAAGGGCTTTATGCCAAGGCGCGCGCGGGGCAGCTCAAGAACTTCACCGGGATCGATTCCCCCTATGAAGCGCCCGATGCGCCCGAGCTGCGCATCGACACCACCGCGATCAGTGCCGAAGAGGCCGCCGATCTCATCATCGCCCGGCTGATCCCCTGACGAGGGCCTAAGGCGTTCATCAAGACGCTTGCCCAAAGACGGCCACAGATCTGATCTGTGGCCGTTTTCATTGGCGGCACAAAAACGCAACAAAACCGCGCGCGCGTGACAAAACTTCCCGTCAAAGTGGAGCGGCCAATTGTGCTATTCTCGCATAGGAAATATACAAATGCCGCGCCTCTACCTGCGGAAGAATAAACTTCTCGAAAAATGAAAGCGGATGTTTTCTCGATAACCCGATCGTAACCCGATACAGCCATTCTTCAGCAGAACCTCTCAAAGCTCTACCGACTCAGGACCTCCCATGACCGATTCTGCCCATCTGCCCGAGCCGTTGATCCAGCGCTGCCGCGAAACGGCGCTCTGCTTGGCCGAGCAGTTGAACTGCGCGATGCTGCGCGTTCTCTATTATGGGTTTGCCAAGGTCGATGTTCTGGCCGAAGCCGGGCCGGATCCGTTTCCTGCGGCGCCGGTCGTGCTCAAGGACGGGACGGACAGCCTGACGCAGGGTGCGGAGGGGGCGCAGCCGGTCTGGCGGCTGACCTTGCCGATCACGGACAGCAAGGGCGCGGTTCTGGGTGTGATCGAGGCTGCGGGCCATGGCGCGGATGGGGTTGGCGCGGATGGGCTCGCGCTGGCGCGGCTTTTGCGCGACGGGATCGTCGATCAATTCGCGCTCTATCAGCGCCGCGCCGCCGATCCGATGGACATTGCCGGCGATCTTGACCGCGCGCGACAGGCGCAGGAAATCAGCGATTTCCGCTTCAAGATGCTGGTCGAAAACTCGCTCGACGATTTCTTCATGCATGACGACACCGGTCACTTCCTGCATGTGAATGACCGCGCGTGCCGCAGCCTTGGCTATACTCGTGAAGAGCTGCTGACCATGAGCGCCTCGGATGTGTCGAAAGACCTGACCCAAGAGGAAAAGGAAGAGCTTTACCGCGTGACCGCCCCCGGGGCGACCGCGCGGATTTATGGCCATCACACGCGCAAGGACGGCACGACCTTCCCGGTGGAGGTGCTGATTTCCTGCCATCTGTTCGACGGGCAGAAAGTCTTTTTGGGCATGGTGCGCGACCGCACGGAAGAGGTGGCCTCGCAAGAGGCGCTCGAAAGCCTCAACCGGCAGCTTGAGGACCGCGTCGCCGCCCGCACCGAAGAGCTGCGCGATACCAGCGATCTCTTGCAGGCGGTGATCGATTCTGTCGCCGACACGATCACTCTGGTCGATACCGAAGGGCGCTTCCAGCTGGTGAACCGCGCGGCGATCTCGATCCTGCCGGGCGAATTCGCCGATATCCGTGGCCGCACCATCGAAGAGCTGCTCGGGCCGGAAAAAGCCCATGAATTCACCGCGCGCACGCGCCGGGTGCTCTGCACGGGCGAAAGCGAAACCGTCGAAGAGCTTTTGCTTGGGCGCGACGGTGAAAGCATCCGGCTGACGACGCGCACCCCGCGCCGCGATGATGAGGGCAATGTCACCGGGCTCGTGACGATTTCGCGCGATATCACCGAGCTCAAGCGCGACGAGATTGAGCTGAAGCTTGAGCGCGAGCGTATGACGCTGGCCGCCGAAGTGGGCGGGCTCGGGGTTCTGGAATATCGTCCGGCCAGCGGTGATCTGGTCTGCAGCGATGAGCTGCGCCGGATTTTCGGCCTCAGCGACACCGGGCTGCGGCTCGATAGCCTGCTCGCCTGCGTCGATCCCGAAGATCGCGCGCTTTTCCGGGCTGAGCTGGCCCCGCCTCTGGTCGAAGAGCCGATCGAGCCGATCCTCTTCCGCATCCGGGATGCCGAGGGGCAAGAGCGTTGGCTCTCGGCCGCGGCGCGCTATTTCCACCAATCGGAATTCGTCGATGCCCGCGTCATCTGCGTTGTGCGCGATGTCACCGAACAGCATGTCGCCGAACGCAAGGTGCAAGACAGTTACGATGCGCTGCGTCGGGCTGAACGGCTGGCCCGGATCGGCTCGTGGTCGCTGGACCCGAAGACGAATATCTTGACCGCCTCGGAAATGCTCCATGAGATGAATGGGGTCAGTCAGGGGCAGGGCGTCGCGGTCGAGGACTTGCAAAAGATGATGCCGCCCGACGATTTTGCGCGCCTCGGCGTGGCCATCGAGCACTGTATCCGCACTGGCGAGCCCTATACCGTCGATGTGACCCATTACGACGCCGAGGGAGGCTCTTTCGCCGCCGAGATCCGCGGCGCCGCGGTGCGGGACGATGACGGTCAGCTGGTTGCGTTGTCCGGCACCGTGCAGGATGTGAGCGAACGCGAGGCCTCGCGCGCCCAGCTGACGGCGATTGCCGACAGCCTGCCCAATGGCGCGATCTACCGGCTCGATTTCCTGGCCCCCGATGTCGGGCTTGCGGGCACCGAGATCACCGGCGATGAGATGCGGGTTTCTTATGTCAGCGCGGGGATCGACAAGCTGATCGGTGTCTCGGCTGAAAAGCTCGTGGCCGATCCGGGGCTGATCGTCGCCGCGATCCATCCCGACGACCGCGAACGCTATTTCGAGACCTCGCGCCGGGCTGCGGAAACCATGTCGGTCTTCGACTGCGAGTTCCGGGTCATCCGGCCAGATGGCGATCAGGCCTGGCTTCAGATCCGCTCGGCAGTGCGCGAATCCGATCAGGGGCAGGTCTGGGACGGCATCATTCTGGATGTCACCAAGGAATATGAAACCGCCGAGGCTCTGCGTCAGGCCAAAGATGCCGCCGAAGCCGCCGAGCGGGCGAAAAGCGAATTCCTGGCCACCATGAGCCATGAAATCCGCACGCCGATGAATGCGGTGATCGGCATGACCCGACTGGTAATGCAGACCGATCTGTCGCCCCGTCAGCACAATTACCTGACCAAGATCGACAGCTCGGCCCGGGTGCTGCTGGGCATCATCAACGATATTCTCGATGTGTCGCGGATTGAGGCGGGCGGGCTCGAACTGGAGGAGACCGATTTCACGCTGGAATCGGTGCTTGAGACCTTGTCGAACGCAACCTCGCTCAAGGCCGAGGAAAAGGGGCTGGAGATCGTCTATGCGATCTCGCCCTCGGTGCCGCGCCAGCTTTGCGGCGATCCCTTGCGTCTGGGACAGGTGTTGATCAATCTGGTCAGCAATGCCGTCAAATTCACCGAACGCGGCGAGATCGTGGTTTCGGCCGAACTGCTGCCCCCTCAGGTGCCGGGCCAAAGGCCGCTGATCCAATTCTCGATCCGTGACACCGGCATCGGGCTCACCCCGGAACAAAGCTTGTCGCTGTTCAAGCCCTTCTCGCAAGCCGACACCCGCACCGCGCGCCGCTTTGGTGGCACCGGTCTGGGGCTGTCGATCAGCAAGAAGCTGGTCGAGTTGATGGGTGGCGAAATCCGGGTCGAAAGCCAGCTTGGCCGGGGCAGCACCTTCTCGTTTACCTTCGCCAGCATCGGCTCAAGCGCCTCAGAGCTGCGCATGAGCGATCTTTTCCAAGGCAAGCGCGCGCTGATCGTCGATGATATGGCAACCTCGCGCGAGACCTTGTCGAATATGATCGGCCAGTTCGGCGTCGTCGCGCAAAGCGTCTCGTCGGGCGCCGAGGCGTTGGCCGTGCTGCATGAGGCGGCTGCCCGCAACCGGCCCTTCGACATTGTGCTGATGGATTGGCGGATGCCGGGCATGGACGGGGTCGAAACCGCGCGCATGATCCGCAACGACCGCTTTTTGCGCACCACCCCCGCCGTGCTCATGGTGACGGCCCATGCCGGTGACGAGATTTTGCGCAAGGTCGATTTGCTGGATCTGCAGGGGCTTTTGATCAAACCCGTCACAGAATCAATGCTTTACAATGCGGTCCAGCAGGTTTTCGAAATCAGCAGCCGCGCCGAAGTTCAGCTGGCCGCAAGCACAGCGGTGCAGGGCGGGACGAGCTATCCCGCGATCATTCGCGGGCGTCGCGTGCTCGTGGTGGACGACAACCTGTTCAATCTTGAGGTCGCGGCCGATTTTCTCGAATTGGCGGGTGTTCTCGTGACCAAAGCGGAATCGGGCTTCGAGGCGCTTCGGCGGCTGCAAACGGAAGATTTCGACGCAGTCCTGATGGATATGCAGATGCCCGATATGGACGGGCTGGAAACCACGCGGCGCATTCGCCAAAACCCGGAGTGGCTGGGGCTGCCGGTGATTGCGCTGACCGCGCAGGCTCGGATCGAGGACCGCGAGGCGACGCTTCAAGTCGGCATGACCGCCCATCTGACCAAGCCCATCGACGAAAAGCTGATGTATGCGACTCTCGCTGGTGTGCTCGAAGAGGAAGGCTTGCTGCTCGAGGCCGAGGTCACGGCAGAGCTGGCGCAGCCGCAGATCATCGACCTGTCGCAGACGCTCGCACGAGTGCATGGCGATGAAAGCCGGATGCGCCGGATGATTGAGCTGTTCGTGCGCGACTTCTCGGACTGTCCCGGCCAGTTGCGCGATGCCTTGGCGGTCGGCGACAGCCGGACGTTGGCGGCGGTCGCGCATCGCGCGCGCGGCGTTGCCGGCTATTTCGCCGCCGATCGTCTTTTCCGCGATGCCGAGGCCTTGGAGCTGCTGATTTACGACGATGCGCAAGCAGCACTTGAAAAACCGACTTTCCTGCTGGTAAAAAGTCTTGAAGACGTGCTTTCGGCCTGTCGGGCGGCTCTCTGATTCGTTTTTCAGGGCATTTGCCCGTTTTATAGGCAGAATTCGGTGTGGTTCTCGACCTATTGGTTGAGGGCGCCTCGGCCTATTGGCTGAGTGCGACACTTTCTCTGTATCTCCGCGACGGCGTGGCTGGTTATCCAAAAGACTGAGCCCCGCCAGCAGGAGATACGAATGACCTCCGATATCGAGATTGCCCGCGCCGCCAAGAAACGTCCCATTGTCGAAGTTGCCGCCCGCCTTGGGCTCAGTCCCGAGGATGTGTTGCCCTATGGACATGACAAGGCCAAGCTGACCCATGCCGCTTTGGCGCAGATGCAGGACCGCGCCCCGGGCAAGCTGATCCTCGTCACCTCGATCAACCCGACGCCCGCGGGCGAGGGCAAGACCACGACCACGGTGGGTCTTGGCGATGCGCTGAACCGGATCGGCCGCAAGACGGTGATCTGCCTGCGCGAGCCCAGCCTCGGCCCGAATTTCGGGATGAAAGGCGGCGCGGCTGGCGGCGGTTATGCGCAGGTGATCCCGATGGAGGATCTCAACCTGCATTTCACCGGCGATTTTCACGCCATCGGCAGCACCCATAACCTGCTGTCGGCGATGATCGACAATCACATCCATTGGGGCAATGAGCTCGGTTTCGACATTCGCCGGATCAGCTGGCGTCGGGTGGTCGATATGAATGACCGCGCCCTGCGCGATATCACTGTGGCACTCGGCGGCGCGTCGAACGGCTATCCGCGCGAAAGCGGCTTTGACATTTCGGTGGCCTCCGAGGTCATGGCGATCCTGTGTCTGGCCGAAAACCTTGTCGATCTGCAGGCGCGTCTGGCGCGGATCGTCGTCGGCTATACCCGCGAGCTCAAGCCGATCACCGCGGCCGATCTTAAGGCCGATGGCGCGATGACGGTGCTGTTGCGCGATGCCTTGCAGCCGAACCTCGCGCAGACCATCGAGAACAACCCGGTTCTGGTCCATGGCGGTCCCTTTGCCAATATCGCCCATGGCTGCAACAGCGTCATCGCGACGCGCGCCGGGCTGGCGCTTGGCGATTACGTCGTGACCGAGGCGGGCTTTGGGGCCGATCTGGGTGCCGAGAAATTTCTCGACATCAAATGCCGCAAATCCGGCCTCGCCCCCGATGCGGTGGTGATTGTCGCGACGATCCGCGCGCTGAAGATGAACGGCGGCGTCGCCAAGGCCGATCTCGGCGTCGAGGATGTTCCGGCTTTGGTTTTGGGCAGCACCAATCTTGAGCGCCATATCGGCAATATCCAGAAATTCGGCCTGCCGGTCGTGGTGGCGATCAACCATTTCGCGACCGATACCGCCGAAGAGCTGGCCGCGCTGACCGGCATCTGCGAGGGGCTAGGCGTCAAGGCGATCCTCTGCCGACACTGGGCGGAAGGTGGGGCCGGGGCCGAGGAGCTGGCGCGTGCCGTGGTCGCGATGACCGAAGAGGGCGAGGCCGCGCTCAAGCTGCTTTATGCCGATGAGCTGCCGCTTTGGGAAAAGATCCAGACGATCTCGCGCGAGATCTATGGTGCCGCGCGCGCCGAGGCTCCGGCGCGGATCATGGCCCAGCTCAGCCAATGGCAGAAAGAGGGCTATGGCGATTTTCCGATCTGCATGGCCAAGACCCAATATAGTTTCTCGGCCGATCCTGCATTGCTGGGCGCGCCCGCAAACCATGTCATCCCGGTGCGCGAGGTGCGTTTGGCAGCCGGAGCGGGCTTCATTGTCGCGATTTGCGGCGATGTGATGACCATGCCGGGCCTGCCGCGCCATCCCACCGCGCAGCGCATCGGGCTGACGGCGACCGGCGAGATCGACGGGTTGTTTTAGGCGGCAACCACGCCTGCCGGTCTGGAGGACGGCGCAAGACGACGCGCGAGGCTGCGGAGGGGATCGAAACATTCGGAAATGTTTCGATACACATGATATACAAATTCCCCCTTGGCCTCGCGCGGAAGCTGGATAAAGTTGCGGCAAGAACAGACCATCTCCGACCGGCCCGCAGCGGCCTTCATCTGGAGGAACCGGCTATGTCTTTCCCGACGTTTCGGGCCGCAGTTTATACCTGCTTCACGCTTCTTCTCTTACCTCAGGCCTCGCTCGCACAAGGTGCGCCGGGCCATGAGTTGCCGCCGCAAAAGGTCGGCGTGATCTCGGTCAAGAAAGAGCGCGTGCCCCAGACCTTCAGTCTGCCGGGCCGTGCGGTCGCCTTTCAGCAGGTGCTGGTCCGGCCAAGGGTCAGCGGCGTGGTGACCGATATTCTTTATCAGCCGGGCAAGATGGTGAAGGTCGGCGACCCGCTGTTCAAGCTGGATGACGCCTCTTACGTCGCGACGGTTGCCGCTGACAATGCCGCCTTTCTGTCGGCTGAGGCCAATTTGCCGGTGAAACAAGCGGCGTTTGATCGCGCCAAGGCGCTGCTTGGGCAGGGCTCGACGCAGGTCCAGCTAGAGGCGGCGCAATCAGACCTTGCCACGGCGCAGGCAACGCTCGATTCGACCAAGGCTGCGCTCGATTATTCCGAAAAGCAGCTTGCCTGGACCACGATCACCAGCCCGATTGAGGGCTTTCCCGAAGTGGCGACGGTCTCGGTCGGCGATCTGGTCTCGGCGGCGCAGACCAATGCGATGACCACCATCACCCGGCTGGATCCGATCTATGTCGATATGCTGGAAACCTCGGCGCGGCTCTTGCAGATTCGCAATGAGATCGACAATGGCACTTTGGCACCGAACCAATCGGTCAATGCCCAGCTCGAGCTTGAAGACGGGCAGGTCTATAAGGGGCAGGGCAAGCTGGTGGCGCCGTCCGCGATCGTCTCGTCCTCGACCGGCACCTTCAGCGTCCGGTTCCAGTTCGACAATCCCAAGCGCATGATTTTGCCCGGGATGTTCGTGCAAGGCACCGCCGATCTTGGCACGACAGATGCGGTTTTGGTGCCGCAGCGCGCGGCGACCCGATCAAGCGCGGGCGATCTTACGGCCTTCATCGTCAAGGATGGCAAGGCCGATCTGGTGACCCTGTCGGCGGTCTCGAGCTATAACAACAACTGGGTGGTGACGGCCGGTCTGAATGAGGGCGATCAGCTGATCGTCGATGGGCTCAAGATGCTGTCGGCGGGGCAGGCGGTGGCGCCGGAGCCTGCGACGGTGGATGCCGACGGTCTCGTCGCGCTGACGCAAAACGCCAATGGCGCGGCCCCGGCCCCGGCATCAACGCCCGCCCCTGCTCCGACAAGCGGCACGGCCCCGGCGGCGGGGGCAAGCTCTGGCAGTTCCGCGCCTGCGGCCAAGCCGGCTGCGGCGGAGTAACGGATCATGGCACGTTTCTTCATTCACCATCCGGTTTTCGCCTGGGTGCTGGCGATTATCGTCATGTTGGCGGGCGGCTTCGGGCTGATCAGCCTGCCGGTCGAACAATATCCCGAAATCGCTCCGACCACGGT from Paracoccus aminophilus JCM 7686 encodes the following:
- a CDS encoding PAS domain-containing hybrid sensor histidine kinase/response regulator — protein: MTDSAHLPEPLIQRCRETALCLAEQLNCAMLRVLYYGFAKVDVLAEAGPDPFPAAPVVLKDGTDSLTQGAEGAQPVWRLTLPITDSKGAVLGVIEAAGHGADGVGADGLALARLLRDGIVDQFALYQRRAADPMDIAGDLDRARQAQEISDFRFKMLVENSLDDFFMHDDTGHFLHVNDRACRSLGYTREELLTMSASDVSKDLTQEEKEELYRVTAPGATARIYGHHTRKDGTTFPVEVLISCHLFDGQKVFLGMVRDRTEEVASQEALESLNRQLEDRVAARTEELRDTSDLLQAVIDSVADTITLVDTEGRFQLVNRAAISILPGEFADIRGRTIEELLGPEKAHEFTARTRRVLCTGESETVEELLLGRDGESIRLTTRTPRRDDEGNVTGLVTISRDITELKRDEIELKLERERMTLAAEVGGLGVLEYRPASGDLVCSDELRRIFGLSDTGLRLDSLLACVDPEDRALFRAELAPPLVEEPIEPILFRIRDAEGQERWLSAAARYFHQSEFVDARVICVVRDVTEQHVAERKVQDSYDALRRAERLARIGSWSLDPKTNILTASEMLHEMNGVSQGQGVAVEDLQKMMPPDDFARLGVAIEHCIRTGEPYTVDVTHYDAEGGSFAAEIRGAAVRDDDGQLVALSGTVQDVSEREASRAQLTAIADSLPNGAIYRLDFLAPDVGLAGTEITGDEMRVSYVSAGIDKLIGVSAEKLVADPGLIVAAIHPDDRERYFETSRRAAETMSVFDCEFRVIRPDGDQAWLQIRSAVRESDQGQVWDGIILDVTKEYETAEALRQAKDAAEAAERAKSEFLATMSHEIRTPMNAVIGMTRLVMQTDLSPRQHNYLTKIDSSARVLLGIINDILDVSRIEAGGLELEETDFTLESVLETLSNATSLKAEEKGLEIVYAISPSVPRQLCGDPLRLGQVLINLVSNAVKFTERGEIVVSAELLPPQVPGQRPLIQFSIRDTGIGLTPEQSLSLFKPFSQADTRTARRFGGTGLGLSISKKLVELMGGEIRVESQLGRGSTFSFTFASIGSSASELRMSDLFQGKRALIVDDMATSRETLSNMIGQFGVVAQSVSSGAEALAVLHEAAARNRPFDIVLMDWRMPGMDGVETARMIRNDRFLRTTPAVLMVTAHAGDEILRKVDLLDLQGLLIKPVTESMLYNAVQQVFEISSRAEVQLAASTAVQGGTSYPAIIRGRRVLVVDDNLFNLEVAADFLELAGVLVTKAESGFEALRRLQTEDFDAVLMDMQMPDMDGLETTRRIRQNPEWLGLPVIALTAQARIEDREATLQVGMTAHLTKPIDEKLMYATLAGVLEEEGLLLEAEVTAELAQPQIIDLSQTLARVHGDESRMRRMIELFVRDFSDCPGQLRDALAVGDSRTLAAVAHRARGVAGYFAADRLFRDAEALELLIYDDAQAALEKPTFLLVKSLEDVLSACRAAL
- a CDS encoding efflux RND transporter periplasmic adaptor subunit, which gives rise to MSFPTFRAAVYTCFTLLLLPQASLAQGAPGHELPPQKVGVISVKKERVPQTFSLPGRAVAFQQVLVRPRVSGVVTDILYQPGKMVKVGDPLFKLDDASYVATVAADNAAFLSAEANLPVKQAAFDRAKALLGQGSTQVQLEAAQSDLATAQATLDSTKAALDYSEKQLAWTTITSPIEGFPEVATVSVGDLVSAAQTNAMTTITRLDPIYVDMLETSARLLQIRNEIDNGTLAPNQSVNAQLELEDGQVYKGQGKLVAPSAIVSSSTGTFSVRFQFDNPKRMILPGMFVQGTADLGTTDAVLVPQRAATRSSAGDLTAFIVKDGKADLVTLSAVSSYNNNWVVTAGLNEGDQLIVDGLKMLSAGQAVAPEPATVDADGLVALTQNANGAAPAPASTPAPAPTSGTAPAAGASSGSSAPAAKPAAAE
- a CDS encoding formate--tetrahydrofolate ligase; translated protein: MTSDIEIARAAKKRPIVEVAARLGLSPEDVLPYGHDKAKLTHAALAQMQDRAPGKLILVTSINPTPAGEGKTTTTVGLGDALNRIGRKTVICLREPSLGPNFGMKGGAAGGGYAQVIPMEDLNLHFTGDFHAIGSTHNLLSAMIDNHIHWGNELGFDIRRISWRRVVDMNDRALRDITVALGGASNGYPRESGFDISVASEVMAILCLAENLVDLQARLARIVVGYTRELKPITAADLKADGAMTVLLRDALQPNLAQTIENNPVLVHGGPFANIAHGCNSVIATRAGLALGDYVVTEAGFGADLGAEKFLDIKCRKSGLAPDAVVIVATIRALKMNGGVAKADLGVEDVPALVLGSTNLERHIGNIQKFGLPVVVAINHFATDTAEELAALTGICEGLGVKAILCRHWAEGGAGAEELARAVVAMTEEGEAALKLLYADELPLWEKIQTISREIYGAARAEAPARIMAQLSQWQKEGYGDFPICMAKTQYSFSADPALLGAPANHVIPVREVRLAAGAGFIVAICGDVMTMPGLPRHPTAQRIGLTATGEIDGLF